In Ectothiorhodospira sp. BSL-9, a single window of DNA contains:
- the tnpB gene encoding IS66 family insertion sequence element accessory protein TnpB (TnpB, as the term is used for proteins encoded by IS66 family insertion elements, is considered an accessory protein, since TnpC, encoded by a neighboring gene, is a DDE family transposase.): MIAWPTGVAIHLAVAPVDFRKAFDGLCIEIVEALERDPLSGELFVFRNRAGDKLKALYWDGQGFVMIYKRLEKGRFKWLQQVDGDAEGEVRLSRSQMQALFEGIDWRRLETPQKCLATATR, from the coding sequence ATGATCGCGTGGCCCACGGGGGTGGCCATCCACCTGGCAGTGGCGCCGGTGGATTTCCGCAAGGCCTTCGATGGTCTGTGCATCGAGATCGTCGAGGCCCTGGAGCGGGATCCGCTCAGCGGTGAGTTGTTCGTCTTCCGCAACCGGGCTGGGGACAAGCTCAAGGCCCTGTACTGGGATGGCCAGGGCTTTGTGATGATCTACAAGCGCCTGGAGAAGGGGCGCTTCAAGTGGCTCCAGCAGGTGGATGGAGATGCAGAGGGTGAGGTTCGGCTCTCCCGCAGCCAGATGCAGGCGCTGTTCGAGGGTATCGATTGGCGGCGCCTGGAAACCCCGCAAAAATGCCTTGCCACAGCCACCCGTTGA
- a CDS encoding IS66 family transposase yields MLKGAAQDLPTPPSGLRESQFRAALADRDQLIEQQSQLLAQQQSTINELSEQLENLKRQVLEAQRKRFGQSSERGCYLQQDLFHPQEAPIPEQDEEETTEAPKKRRKTQPPRGRRVLPPELPRETQRYDYDDETRAQLEAQNGGPLVEIGVEVTETLEYQPGQLYVKRHEVPKYAIQGDDGERTIVSPPRPSPPIPGAQVGASLLAHTVISKFADHLPLNRISQQLARDGYDVPRQRLCDYVLLSASVLAPLADLVRQDALASPVVHSDDTTVPQLEKGRRQTRTCRLWLYLGRGREDGIIPVFYDYTTNRSQEGPLEHLRDYQGYLQADAYAGYLNAERIQEALIWCACWAHARRPFEKIARKHKKRGRVHLVMKLITAIYQVESRLREQGITDPEQIREARQRRTVPILKRLRRLLDRILPSLPPRGDFAKAIGYVLNHWQALMRFTEDGRLEPDNNRGERALRGVCVSRKNWNFTGSENGGHALAILLTLLETCKQNGVNPRHYLIDVLERIQDHPANRLHELLPYHWEPPTQACGENDSGE; encoded by the coding sequence ATGTTAAAGGGCGCTGCACAAGACCTGCCGACACCCCCTTCCGGCCTGCGCGAATCGCAGTTCCGCGCTGCCCTGGCGGACCGTGATCAGCTCATTGAGCAGCAGTCCCAGCTACTCGCCCAGCAGCAGTCCACGATCAATGAGCTGAGCGAACAACTGGAGAATCTCAAGCGCCAGGTCCTTGAGGCCCAGCGCAAACGCTTCGGGCAAAGCTCCGAGCGTGGCTGTTACCTCCAGCAGGATCTCTTCCACCCGCAGGAAGCCCCGATCCCCGAGCAAGACGAAGAAGAAACCACCGAGGCGCCCAAAAAGCGGCGCAAGACCCAGCCCCCTCGAGGTCGCCGTGTCCTCCCACCGGAATTGCCCCGGGAGACGCAGCGCTACGACTACGACGACGAAACCCGGGCCCAACTGGAAGCCCAGAACGGCGGCCCGCTGGTGGAGATCGGTGTCGAGGTGACCGAGACCCTGGAGTACCAACCCGGGCAGCTGTACGTGAAGCGCCACGAGGTGCCCAAGTATGCGATCCAGGGGGATGACGGGGAGCGCACCATCGTCTCTCCACCGCGCCCCTCGCCACCGATCCCCGGCGCCCAGGTGGGTGCCAGCCTGCTGGCCCATACCGTGATCAGCAAGTTCGCGGATCATCTGCCGCTCAACCGCATCAGCCAGCAGCTGGCCCGGGATGGTTACGACGTCCCCCGCCAGCGGCTGTGCGACTACGTGCTGCTGTCCGCCTCGGTCCTGGCCCCGCTGGCCGACCTCGTTCGCCAGGATGCCCTGGCCAGTCCGGTCGTTCACAGTGACGACACCACGGTGCCGCAACTGGAAAAGGGCCGACGACAAACCCGAACCTGTCGCCTGTGGCTCTACCTGGGCCGCGGGCGGGAGGACGGCATCATCCCGGTGTTCTACGACTACACCACCAACCGATCCCAGGAAGGTCCGCTGGAACACCTGCGTGACTACCAGGGATATCTGCAAGCCGATGCCTATGCGGGCTACCTGAACGCCGAGCGGATCCAGGAGGCGCTGATCTGGTGTGCCTGCTGGGCCCATGCGAGGCGCCCGTTCGAAAAGATCGCCCGCAAACACAAAAAACGCGGCCGGGTGCATCTGGTGATGAAGCTGATCACGGCGATCTACCAGGTGGAATCGCGCCTGCGCGAACAGGGGATCACGGACCCCGAGCAGATCCGCGAGGCCCGCCAGCGCCGCACGGTGCCCATCCTCAAGCGCTTGCGTCGCCTGCTGGACCGCATCCTGCCCAGCCTGCCGCCCCGGGGAGACTTCGCCAAGGCGATCGGTTATGTCCTCAACCACTGGCAGGCCCTGATGCGCTTCACTGAGGATGGCCGCCTGGAGCCCGACAACAACCGCGGCGAACGCGCCCTGCGCGGGGTATGCGTGAGCCGCAAGAACTGGAACTTCACCGGCTCCGAGAATGGTGGCCACGCCCTGGCCATCCTGCTCACCCTCCTGGAAACCTGCAAGCAGAACGGGGTGAACCCGCGTCACTACCTGATCGATGTGCTTGAGCGCATCCAGGATCATCCCGCCAATCGCCTCCACGAACTGCTGCCCTATCACTGGGAACCGCCCACCCAGGCCTGCGGGGAGAATGACAGCGGGGAGTGA
- the tnpB gene encoding IS66 family insertion sequence element accessory protein TnpB (TnpB, as the term is used for proteins encoded by IS66 family insertion elements, is considered an accessory protein, since TnpC, encoded by a neighboring gene, is a DDE family transposase.), translated as MIAWPTGVAIHLAVAPVDFRKAFDGLCIEIVEALERDPLSGELFVFRNRAGDKLKALYWDGQGFVMIYKRLEKGRFKWLQQVDGDAEGEVRLSRSQMQALFEGIDWRRLETPRKCLATATR; from the coding sequence ATGATCGCCTGGCCCACGGGGGTGGCCATCCACCTGGCAGTGGCGCCGGTGGATTTCCGCAAGGCCTTCGATGGTCTGTGCATCGAGATCGTCGAGGCCCTGGAGCGGGATCCGCTCAGCGGTGAGTTGTTCGTCTTCCGCAACCGGGCCGGGGATAAGCTCAAGGCCCTGTACTGGGATGGCCAGGGCTTTGTGATGATCTACAAGCGCCTGGAGAAGGGGCGCTTCAAGTGGCTCCAGCAGGTGGATGGAGATGCAGAGGGTGAGGTTCGGCTCTCCCGCAGCCAGATGCAGGCGCTGTTCGAGGGTATCGATTGGCGGCGCCTGGAAACCCCTCGAAAATGCCTTGCCACAGCCACCCGCTGA
- a CDS encoding helix-turn-helix domain-containing protein yields MNRGVRQRKRAFWKGLVQQWAASGQSKAAFARQHGVTPQQLSQWAVRYPEWVVAATEAKAEHSPSKPATGTQRFLTVRTVGDDPDPVDLSPQLGGPVVVTLSHGRRLELYPGFCAQTLQRAMEVLEA; encoded by the coding sequence ATGAACAGAGGTGTCCGACAGCGCAAGCGCGCTTTCTGGAAGGGACTGGTCCAGCAGTGGGCAGCTTCAGGCCAGAGCAAGGCGGCCTTTGCCCGTCAGCACGGGGTCACACCCCAGCAGTTATCGCAGTGGGCAGTGCGCTATCCGGAATGGGTGGTGGCCGCGACCGAGGCCAAGGCGGAGCATTCGCCCTCGAAGCCCGCCACCGGGACGCAGCGCTTTTTGACGGTGCGCACGGTGGGGGACGACCCTGATCCCGTAGACCTGTCGCCGCAGCTCGGTGGACCGGTGGTGGTGACCTTGAGCCACGGTCGTCGGCTCGAGCTCTATCCGGGGTTTTGCGCCCAGACCCTGCAACGGGCCATGGAGGTCCTGGAGGCATGA
- the pufB gene encoding light-harvesting antenna LH1, beta subunit, which yields MNDSISGLTEEQAKEFHEQFKTTFTVFMVLAAAAHFLVFLWRPFY from the coding sequence ATGAATGACAGCATCTCCGGTCTGACCGAAGAACAAGCCAAGGAATTCCACGAGCAGTTCAAGACCACCTTCACCGTGTTCATGGTGCTGGCGGCTGCTGCCCACTTCCTGGTGTTCCTGTGGAGACCTTTCTACTAA
- the pufA gene encoding light-harvesting antenna LH1, alpha subunit has translation MSEYRPSKPSNPRDDWKLWLVVNPGTWLMPILITVLVVALAVHAFVYSNDNYNPLTYDASAEVSE, from the coding sequence ATGAGCGAATACAGACCGAGCAAGCCAAGCAACCCCAGAGACGACTGGAAGCTGTGGCTGGTGGTTAACCCCGGCACCTGGTTGATGCCCATTCTGATCACGGTTCTGGTTGTTGCTCTGGCTGTGCACGCTTTCGTGTACTCCAATGACAACTACAACCCGCTGACCTATGATGCGTCTGCGGAAGTTTCCGAGTAA